The following are encoded together in the Triticum dicoccoides isolate Atlit2015 ecotype Zavitan chromosome 6B, WEW_v2.0, whole genome shotgun sequence genome:
- the LOC119325035 gene encoding uncharacterized protein LOC119325035 produces MATKTAFMAVVLLVFVAGDLAHGHAVSVPPLRRGRKGGPPSGVQSSDTASAARQGAISWVDKGRGLCAIALIIFWWYDKKGHRRRSRQRRANRTAASSLARKAAGRKASSSRLYLDSSSRPFPRTLPDKRSHHRASMHACHGIDHH; encoded by the exons ATGGCCACCAAAACAGCCTTCATGGCTGTGGTTCTGCTCGTCTTTGTGGCCGGCGATCTCGCCCATGGCCACGCCGTGTCAGTGCCACCCCTCAGGCGCGGCCGGAAAGGAGGGCCGCCTAGTGGAGTGCAATCATCAGACACTGCTTCTGCTGCCCGCCAAGGCGCCATTTCTTGGGTGGATAAAGGTAGAGGACTCTGCGCCATTGCGTTGATAATTTTCTGGTGGTACGACAAAAAGGGTCACAGAAGGAGAAGCAGACAGAGGAGAGCGAACAGAACCGCCGCATCATCTTTG GCGAGGAAAGCAGCCGGGAGGAAGGCAAGTTCATCGCGCCTGTACCTGGATTCAAGCTCCCGCCCCTTCCCCCGAACGCTCCCTGATAAGAGATCACATCACAGGgcgagcatgcatgcatgccatggcaTCGACCATCACTAG